Proteins from a single region of Eretmochelys imbricata isolate rEreImb1 chromosome 20, rEreImb1.hap1, whole genome shotgun sequence:
- the LOC144277435 gene encoding mucolipin-1-like, with the protein MSAACRPSAETQRLLTPVNSYGSQDGGAGPGVGSASLLPEEEDLRRRLKYFFMSPCDKFRAKGRKPFKLVLQIIKIIIVTIQLILFGLSNQMVVTFKEENTIAFKHLFLKDYVDGSEDTYAVYTQRDLYDHMFYAVEKYLAIPNETIGRYAYVRGECSRNQSALTLCQQYYRKGQIDPANDTFNIDPKIITDCLGVDPMERMPGPLQPVEALSLQPHPSYRNFTLKFHKLINVTIQFKLKAINIQTIINNEIPDCYTFTITITFDNKAHSGRVKISLDNKADIKECKDPSVYGRGDNTFRVFFDVAVILVCVLSFILCARSIIRGLMLQHELGHFFQRRYNQDVSLSDRMEFVNGWYILLVVSDVLTVSGTIMKIGIESKNLASYDVCSILLGTSTLLVWVGVIRYLSFFQKYNILIVTMRVALPNMIRFCCCVAVIYLGYCFCGWIVLGPYHVKFRSLSMVSECLFSLINGDDMFVTFAEMQQNSYLVWLFSQLYLYTFISLFIYMVLSLFIALITGSYETIKHQCEGDVPITQLHMYIAECKDSPRSGKFRCDSSSSCSVFCCCERAPLQDNTLVVN; encoded by the exons ATGTCGGCTGCCTGCCGCCCTTCCGCAG agacacAGAGGCTGCTGACCCCTGTGAATAGCTATGGGTCTCAGGATGGGGGGGCCGGGCCAGGCGTGggctctgcctccctcctgcctgaGGAGGAAGACTTGCGCAGGCGCCTCAAGTACTTCTTCATGAGCCCGTGTGACAAGTTCCGCGCCAAGGGCCGCAAACCCTTCAAGCTGGTGCTGCAGATCATCAAGATCATCATTGTCACCatccag ctcaTCCTCTTTGGGCTCAGCAATCAGATGGTGGTGACGTTCAAGGAGGAGAACACCATTGCTTTCAAACACCTGTTCCTGAAGGACTATGTGGACGGGTCGGAGGACACATATGCTGTCTATACGCAGAGGGACCTCTACGATCACATGTTCTATGCCGTGGAGAAG taCTTGGCCATTCCTAACGAGACCATCGGGCGCTACGCCTACGTGCGTGGGGAGTGCAGCAGGAACCAGTCGGCCCTCACGCTGTGCCAGCAGTACTATCGCAAGGGGCAGATCGACCCTGCCAATGACACTTTCAACATCGACCCCAAGATCATCACAG aCTGCCTGGGTGTGGACCCCATGGAGAGGATGCCCGGGCCCCTGCAGCCTGTGGAGgcactctccctgcagccccaccccagctaccGGAACTTCACGCTCAAGTTTCACAA GCTCATTAACGTCACCATCCAGTTTAAACTGAAGGCCATCAACATCCAGACGATCATTAACAATGAGATCCCGGACTGCTACACCTTCACCATCACT ATCACGTTTGACAACAAGGCTCACAGTGGCCGGGTGAAGATCAGCCTGGACAACAAAGCTGACATCAAAGAGTGCAAGGACCCCAGCGTGTATGGCCGAG GAGACAACACCTTCCGCGTGTTCTTTGACGTGGCTGTGATCCTTGTTTGTGTGCTGTCCTTCATCCTGTGTGCCCGCTCCATCATCCGGGGCTTGATGCTGCAGCAT GAGCTGGGCCATTTCTTTCAGAGACGCTACAACCAGGATGTCTCCCTGTCAGACCGCATGGAGTTTGTGAATGGCTGGTACATCCTGCTGGTGGTGAGTGATGTCCTGACAGTGTCTGGGACCATCATGAAGATCGGAATTGAGTCAAAG aaCTTGGCCAGCTACGACGTGTGCAGCATCCTTCTGGGCACCTCCACACTCCTGGTCTGGGTCGGGGTCATCCGCTACCTCAGCTTCTTCCAGAAATACAAT ATTCTCATAGTGACCATGAGGGTCGCCCTCCCCAACATGATCCGCTTCTGCTGCTGTGTGGCTGTCATCTACCTGGGCTACTGCTTCTGCGGGTGGATCGTACTGGGCCCGTACCATGTCAAG TTCCGCTCCCTCTCCATGGTGTCCGAATGCCTCTTCTCCCTCATCAATGGGGATGATATGTTCGTGACCTTCGCTGAGATGCAACAGAACAGCTACCTGGTGtggctcttcagccagctctaccTCTACACCTTCATCAGTCTCTTCATCTACATGGTGCTCAGCCTCTTCATTGCACTCATCACCGGCTCCTATGAGACCATCAAG